In one window of Paucidesulfovibrio gracilis DSM 16080 DNA:
- a CDS encoding cupin domain-containing protein, translated as MSQLSPDKISLKEKFALFNEQWEGKVVAEMNGMYIKLARLQGEFLWHSHAHEDEMFHVLEGELTMRFRDRDVTVGQGECIVVPRGVEHMPICPEEVKIMLIEPKGTVNTGDADSDRRVEPEWI; from the coding sequence ATGAGTCAACTTTCCCCGGATAAAATTTCACTGAAAGAGAAATTCGCCCTCTTCAATGAACAGTGGGAGGGAAAAGTCGTGGCCGAAATGAACGGCATGTACATAAAGCTGGCACGGCTCCAGGGAGAGTTTCTCTGGCACAGCCATGCCCACGAGGACGAAATGTTCCATGTGCTGGAGGGGGAGTTGACCATGCGCTTCCGGGACCGCGACGTGACCGTGGGACAAGGGGAATGCATCGTTGTGCCGCGTGGGGTGGAGCACATGCCGATTTGCCCCGAAGAAGTCAAAATCATGCTCATCGAGCCAAAAGGCACCGTTAATACGGGCGATGCGGACAGCGATCGCCGTGTGGAACCGGAATGGATATAA
- a CDS encoding Lrp/AsnC family transcriptional regulator has protein sequence MMDQISIDETNRRILDILRNDARTSNAEIARQVGLTTSAVHERVRKLESRGIIRGYAAILAPEPLDLRLLAFVGVRISPHREARAVGQALSGISNVEEVFHLAGEECFLTKVRCRDTEELEDLLLTINDIPSVNSTRTIICLRPVKEAPGPTVPDTITEQGVPS, from the coding sequence ATGATGGATCAGATAAGCATTGATGAAACCAACAGACGGATTCTGGATATTCTGCGCAATGATGCCCGCACGTCCAATGCGGAAATCGCCCGCCAAGTGGGGCTGACCACCTCCGCCGTGCATGAGCGGGTGCGCAAACTGGAATCGCGGGGCATTATCCGTGGGTATGCCGCCATCTTGGCTCCCGAACCACTGGACCTCCGCCTTCTGGCCTTCGTGGGGGTACGCATTTCTCCCCACCGCGAAGCCCGGGCCGTCGGCCAGGCGCTTTCCGGCATATCCAATGTGGAAGAGGTGTTTCACCTGGCAGGCGAGGAGTGCTTTCTCACCAAAGTCCGCTGCCGAGACACCGAGGAGCTGGAAGACCTGCTCCTGACCATCAACGACATTCCCTCCGTCAATTCCACCCGCACCATCATCTGCCTACGGCCGGTCAAGGAAGCTCCCGGTCCCACCGTTCCCGACACCATCACGGAGCAAGGAGTCCCCTCATGA